The following coding sequences are from one Gemmatimonadota bacterium window:
- a CDS encoding sulfite exporter TauE/SafE family protein encodes MTFALAVLVASLLGSVHCAAMCGAFTCLYAPAGSTWRESRNAHAAYNVGRLAAYLLLGTVAGLLGAGLERAGTLAGVQHVAAIATAVLLVVWGAHALLVASGASVMPVRPPAAWQRAMGSVLHRLMDRPPVVRAAATGLFTTLLPCGWLYAFVVTAAGTGTPWQGATLMAVFWLGTLPMMLAVGVGLQQLAGTWRARLPLASAATILLLGLLSLASHLDLVPAAHWLHRVMPSVPVVAAAPTAPSMPAVHRH; translated from the coding sequence GTGACCTTCGCCCTCGCGGTCCTGGTGGCCTCGCTGCTGGGCAGCGTCCACTGTGCCGCGATGTGCGGGGCGTTCACCTGTCTCTATGCCCCGGCGGGCAGCACGTGGCGTGAGAGCCGCAACGCGCACGCAGCGTACAACGTCGGTCGCCTGGCCGCTTACCTCCTCCTTGGCACCGTCGCCGGGTTGCTCGGCGCCGGCCTCGAACGGGCTGGCACGCTCGCCGGGGTGCAGCATGTCGCGGCGATCGCCACGGCGGTGCTGCTCGTGGTGTGGGGCGCGCATGCGCTCCTGGTCGCCAGTGGCGCGTCGGTGATGCCGGTGCGGCCACCTGCGGCGTGGCAGCGGGCGATGGGGAGTGTCCTCCACCGCCTGATGGACCGCCCGCCGGTGGTGCGAGCGGCGGCTACCGGGCTCTTCACCACGCTGCTGCCGTGTGGCTGGCTCTACGCGTTCGTGGTGACGGCCGCCGGCACCGGCACGCCGTGGCAGGGTGCCACCCTGATGGCGGTGTTCTGGCTGGGGACGCTGCCGATGATGCTGGCGGTCGGCGTGGGATTGCAGCAGCTCGCGGGGACGTGGCGCGCGCGCCTGCCGCTGGCGAGCGCCGCCACCATCCTGCTCCTCGGCCTGCTCTCACTCGCCTCGCACCTTGACCTGGTCCCGGCAGCGCACTGGCTGCACCGGGTCATGCCGTCGGTGCCAGTCGTGGCCGCCGCGCCGACCGCGCCAAGCATGCCCGCCGTACACCGCCACTGA
- a CDS encoding FixH family protein, with product MKSPFSRERIWPTMIITALLGNIALGVVLVRLAGGDRHFAVESNYYQKAVGWDSTMAQDGRNAALGWVMVPTLGAVRSGGGDTLSVTLHTAGGEPVSGAAVTLEAMPIAYAGEVARATLVATGEPGQYAAAGVINRAGLWELRLAAVRGTDRFTENLRLDASTTAVATVVTARPGDAPK from the coding sequence ATGAAGTCGCCCTTCTCGAGGGAACGGATCTGGCCGACGATGATCATCACCGCGCTCCTCGGCAACATCGCCTTGGGGGTCGTGCTGGTGCGTCTGGCCGGTGGCGATCGCCACTTCGCGGTGGAGTCGAACTATTACCAGAAGGCGGTCGGCTGGGATTCCACGATGGCCCAGGATGGCCGCAACGCGGCCCTCGGCTGGGTGATGGTGCCCACGCTCGGCGCGGTACGCTCGGGTGGGGGTGACACGCTGAGTGTGACCCTGCACACTGCCGGGGGCGAGCCGGTGAGCGGCGCCGCGGTGACGCTCGAGGCGATGCCGATCGCGTATGCCGGCGAGGTCGCGCGCGCCACGCTCGTCGCCACCGGCGAGCCGGGCCAGTATGCCGCGGCCGGCGTGATCAACCGTGCCGGGCTGTGGGAGTTGCGCCTCGCCGCCGTGCGCGGCACTGATCGCTTCACGGAGAATCTGCGCCTCGATGCCTCGACCACCGCGGTCGCCACGGTGGTGACCGCGCGGCCCGGAGACGCGCCGAAGTGA